In Vampirovibrio chlorellavorus, one DNA window encodes the following:
- a CDS encoding sulfurtransferase TusA family protein, which translates to MTVPTPVQTLDLRTTKCPLNFVKTRLALEKLSPGEVLEVWILADSQSSLNIPNSIRQEGHTILREDALADGLQKLWIQKVQ; encoded by the coding sequence ATGACGGTGCCCACCCCGGTGCAAACCCTGGATTTAAGAACCACCAAGTGCCCGCTGAACTTTGTAAAAACGCGACTGGCGCTGGAAAAGCTCTCTCCGGGAGAGGTGCTGGAGGTGTGGATTCTGGCGGATAGTCAATCCTCGCTGAATATTCCCAACAGCATTCGTCAGGAAGGGCACACCATCTTGCGAGAGGACGCTTTGGCGGACGGCTTGCAGAAGCTGTGGATTCAGAAAGTCCAGTAA